CCATCAGCGATTCGCCAGGAATCCGCGCATCCGTGAAAAACGTCTCTGTAAATCCGTATTCACCGGTCAATTTGCGGATGGGGCGTGTTTCGATCCCCGGGACGTTCATCGGTGCGAGGTAAAAAGACAAGCCGGCATATTTGTTGTGCGCGTCCGGAATGCTGCGAGCGAGCAGGATCATATACTTGGCGTAGGAGCCGTGGGTCGTCCAGATCTTCTGACCATTGATCACCCAATCATCGCCGTCACGAACGGCACGCGTCTGTGCGTTACCGAGATCGCTGCCGTGGTCCGGCTCGCTGAAACCTTGGCACCAGATATCGTCTGCCGAGAGGATCCCCTTGATATAACGCTGGCGCTGTTCGTGGGTTCCCATATCGAGAATCAATGGCCCCGCCCAGTTCAGACCGATCGTGTTGAGCATGATCGGACTTTGATGCCGGCGCATCTCGTCGGTAGCGATCTCCTGGAAGCGTTGATTCAATCCGCGACCACCGTACTCCTCCGGCCACGCTGCCCCCAAATAACCGGCCTCGTAGACTTTCCGTTGCCACTCGCAAAGGAATTGGAACTGCTCGTCCGTTCCGACCTCCATAAAGGTGAGCGGCATTACAAAATCGGGAGGAGAAGGGACGTTTTCGGCGAACCACGCCGAAGCGCCCGCACGAAATTCTTCTAGTTCCTGCTTCGATGGTTTCGACACGAATTTTTCATAACCCGAAAGCGGCAAATTAGCACCTCCGAACCAGTCCTCGGCAGCCGTCGATTCCGGATGGCCGATCTCAGCGCTCGATATAGCCCAGAGCCTCAAGCTGTTCCCGCAAAGGATCCGAAAGAGTCATCGATGGCGCAACTATCGCGCCATCCTTCTTCCACTCGTTCCATTCAGCTTCCTGCTGAATCAACTCGGCCAGGACGGCTATGACTTCGGGGGCCTTCCCGGTTTCCCTCTCTCGCTCCCCAAGTTCAGGGCGCACATTATAAAGCTCGTAGTAGTCCTCATTATGGCGAATCAGCTTGCCCTGGTTCATTCGGACTCCCACGCGACCACCACCATAATTCTCCGGGAAGGCCACTAAATCGGGAATGGAACCCGCCAGAAAGTCGCCGCGCAGCCAGGGACTGAGATCCTTCTCCCGCACAGGCGCCTCCGGCGGCATCCCGAGACGCGAAGACTCGATACCGGCCAGTCCAAGAATCGTGGGCGCGATGTCCATCAATCGAACCTGCTCTTCCAGAACCAATCCGGCATCAATCGCCGGTGGATAGCGGACGATCAGGGGAACCTGAATCGCTTCATCGAAAATATGCATCAGGTGCCCGATCTTGCCATGCTCGAAGAACTCTTCCCCGTGGTCTGCGGTCAGAACAACAATCGTATTGTCCCAGAGGCCCCAAGCCCGCAGTTTTTCAAAAAGAACACCGAGTTCACGATCCGAGAAGCGAATCTCCCCATCGTAAAGCGCGACAACGTGTTCCAAGTCACGCTCGGACATCGACGACTTCAGGAATCCGATATTGCGCCCATCAACCTCACCCTCATAGGACGGGTCAAAAAGCGTATCGAAAGGCGGTGGTGGTGCAAAATCGTAGTGGACATCCCAAATATGCAAAAAAGCAAAAAATGGTTTGGGCTGTTCCGCTTCGCGCTCCCCTGCCAGCCAGCTGCTCAAGTTGGCAACCAGCTGGGGAGAGGTCGTCCCCCGATGCGATGCTCGACCGTCGGCGACCAGCGATTCATCGTAAAGATCGAAGCCGCGATCATAGCCGTAATCTCGCCGCAAATAGGGGCCTGCGACAAAACCCGCCGTTGCGTAGCCCTGACCTCGGAGAACCTCGGCCAGCGTCGGGATTTCGTCCGCCAATCGGCGGTCGGTATTATTGACGCCATGTGCGGCCGGGTGCCGACCGGTCAGCATGGTGATGTGCGAGGGGAGAGTCCAGGGTGCAGGCGCGATCGCGGTGACAAACCGAGCACCCTCACTCGCCAACGCATCGATATTCGGGCTTGTATTCCTCGCATAGCCGTAGCTGCCCAGATGATCTGCTCTCAAGCTGTCAATCGAGATCAGAAGGATATTGGGCCGCGGCGAACTGTCCTGAGTACAAGCTGTACCGAGCATCGCCCCACAGGCAATCAGGATCGCAGAGAGATAGCGCACCGCCTTAACTTTGCGGATCGCCGCTGTTTACGCAACGGCAGCACAACCGGAAATCAGGATCGCCGGGCACAATCGGACAGGCGCCAATCGAGCTCGCCGAAACGGAGAAGGGATTTCTCAGCCGCGGTCCGCCGAAACCATTTGACTCAGTTGCGCCATTTGGTGCAGAACACCGCAGGCAGATGGGCCGCTCGTCCGAGGTCGTGCGGTTTCCCATCGAACCCATCACTCCATCACGATAAGGATATCTGAGCATGTCTGACGCACCCGCCCTGCTTGTGGCCAATTTCCAAATCCACGACGCTGTGAAATATCGCGAATACGAAAAAGGGTTTTTCCCGATTTTAAAAAAACATGGCGGGAGCTTCCACACCTACGACGACAACCCGGAGCATCTGGAAGGTCAGGCGCCACGCACCGGACGGATGGTCATTTTCCAATTCCCTTCGGAGGAAGCCGCCAAGAACTGGTGGGCCGATCCGGAGTACCAAGCACTATCCGAGCACCGTCGGGCGGGCACCACAATGGAATCGCTGACCCTGGTTCACGGTCTGCCCCCGCGCGGCTGAGAAGCGCTCCGTTCAGACAAGACGTGAACGGAAAGCCGAGGGCAATTCTCCATCAAAACGTCTGCAGGCCGATTCTGATCGAAGCCCCGATCGCCTGACACCCCGAGACAACCAGCCAGCTGGAACGCAGCGAGACGGAATCTC
The genomic region above belongs to Candidatus Binatia bacterium and contains:
- a CDS encoding acyl-CoA dehydrogenase family protein — encoded protein: MSKPSKQELEEFRAGASAWFAENVPSPPDFVMPLTFMEVGTDEQFQFLCEWQRKVYEAGYLGAAWPEEYGGRGLNQRFQEIATDEMRRHQSPIMLNTIGLNWAGPLILDMGTHEQRQRYIKGILSADDIWCQGFSEPDHGSDLGNAQTRAVRDGDDWVINGQKIWTTHGSYAKYMILLARSIPDAHNKYAGLSFYLAPMNVPGIETRPIRKLTGEYGFTETFFTDARIPGESLMGEEGQGWTVAMRTLEYERNARGGQAGGLAFVAPDRTEAIDLARRAQRNGKPAIEDPAIRDKLVELMIEHQSTVLCARRAVIPPLVAERPMSLPLAGKLMTTELDRRLNEFAISLQGQAGAYGIGSPEGLDRGLWQRAYLNSFSATIGGGTSQIQTNIVAEHVLGLPKH
- a CDS encoding sulfatase — translated: MRYLSAILIACGAMLGTACTQDSSPRPNILLISIDSLRADHLGSYGYARNTSPNIDALASEGARFVTAIAPAPWTLPSHITMLTGRHPAAHGVNNTDRRLADEIPTLAEVLRGQGYATAGFVAGPYLRRDYGYDRGFDLYDESLVADGRASHRGTTSPQLVANLSSWLAGEREAEQPKPFFAFLHIWDVHYDFAPPPPFDTLFDPSYEGEVDGRNIGFLKSSMSERDLEHVVALYDGEIRFSDRELGVLFEKLRAWGLWDNTIVVLTADHGEEFFEHGKIGHLMHIFDEAIQVPLIVRYPPAIDAGLVLEEQVRLMDIAPTILGLAGIESSRLGMPPEAPVREKDLSPWLRGDFLAGSIPDLVAFPENYGGGRVGVRMNQGKLIRHNEDYYELYNVRPELGERERETGKAPEVIAVLAELIQQEAEWNEWKKDGAIVAPSMTLSDPLREQLEALGYIER
- a CDS encoding DUF1330 domain-containing protein, with protein sequence MSDAPALLVANFQIHDAVKYREYEKGFFPILKKHGGSFHTYDDNPEHLEGQAPRTGRMVIFQFPSEEAAKNWWADPEYQALSEHRRAGTTMESLTLVHGLPPRG